In a genomic window of Carassius gibelio isolate Cgi1373 ecotype wild population from Czech Republic chromosome A3, carGib1.2-hapl.c, whole genome shotgun sequence:
- the LOC127953218 gene encoding serine/threonine-protein kinase LMTK1 isoform X6 has protein sequence MGQGWFGKVLLGEVNVGLSTTQVVVKELKASASVQEQMQFLEEVQPYRLLQHSALLQCLSQCSDVTPYLLVMEHCPLGDVKGYLRSCRAAESVTPDPLILQRMACEIASGLLYLHKHNYIHSDLALRNCLLTSELAVKIGDYGLSHSKYKDDYYVTADQIWVPLRWIAPELIDEVHGNLLVVDQTKASNVWSLGVTIWELFELGNQPYRHYSDRQVLTYAVKEQQLKLPKPLLKVPLCERWYEVMQFCWLQPEQRPVVEEVHILLGYLCAKGATESEEDFEKCWNSLRPSMGSSSSHRTPAPEVASSASSSFPLLEHFSMADSFQSENGDDILTVTETSQGLNFEYKWEQARAEQPYCSSSASGPLGKNNPHYQDVYYPISNSTDSYKGESLPLGVSPSYYESDHPGVVPVLSAHSPSVSSEYYIRIEEPVECNISLGDNNLDYSPRLEASNSNLSSTGRRSPIESQPNTYWSAAKEPISNDYGYDSDSILTMEPLQRRLPSSVEIDQSEVYFSSNDRNNLQCEQSPQAGTDVHLIRGHGSNFDEQRRGSEGLCHRLEVVKESPLGVSVSLSSPSLAHCDPYLESKQRTAERSMAGEAYYDIMGPLQKNVPRPHYMSIDIDAGDGFLLGRESSDPEDDDDLFSQNMLTNWNSNHSANNNSLSDRTQAVCFRDAYLDLRHPTPSSHVGNLKSRALETRNSCTYNSINSFKDHSYIEATDSTPTYSNPNADSEGGEYLHLSPDSTQAVESSSRCHSVTESQHIHTWQKNIAQKHIRNNTSDFCVGGCGRINPSTLPSELVATKENILLETRMSSAQKLKLGTDDSAGVCVKMVSCPKDRSRIVSECNHLTDSRMVPDNSSINLVEINDCSDVCMDIPSGVLADYPSDYTEVGNIDLTHRTLQRDIGARHCVDTINLASSSSPCEAFSPDSYHIPIQPKSLDSGYETENNESPEFILKDLEGNPGLSTSVESDECDMLLQMDLDEDVNVMLLHPSSSHRPLNSLGERNQYRDSAYFSDYDMENDKSPSEGVHMFFSCQDEDDVFEIKAEKEDSENKFGREGRNMESEKGHDISVPKDNNAALNAKQLGLKKTSQNLCSSPALVPVISMLSPFPPEMGGCLTKESTPDDGIGLESDHSGEEPNSECYSSTESEGSSSTQEASGVVEHANAVTRDFSSAESLGSDSTIVDLSGEVIQAEEQEACNKLDNLGQRIGNNEEKDESVEEHGIGSALSKPKRDVPLENILPALPEDLDIPAPQGNGEEADEEDSEDSDESDEELRSYNIQEQSDESDEEFPVVPVVVSDRSSARHLRSLLKMPSILTQSFCDELESKKKAVSFFDDVTVFLFDQCQCHSQPVSCCVSTQESPTGELGDYSFPVEGETNWKASEVALPCSQDRDIAPEDSPGRNVSEESGAFQWQDDFPLMQSPSTSEPGFEEIASAPNSPAKSPDVTPAPPLSRFSVSRFSITHVSDSDMDSIGGKSENEAQE, from the exons TGACCTGGCCCTAAGGAACTGCCTGTTGACCTCAGAGCTTGCTGTGAAAATTGGAGACTATGGCCTCAGCCACAGCAAGTACAAG GATGACTATTATGTAACAGCAGATCAAATATGGGTTCCTCTACGCTGGATTGCCCCAGAACTGATTGATGAAGTCCATGGCAATCTCTTAGTAGTGGACCAAACCAAGGCCAGCAATGTCTG GTCACTAGGTGTGACGATATGGGAGTTGTTTGAACTGGGTAACCAGCCTTACAGGCACTATTCTGATAGGCAGGTTTTAACATATGCTGTAAAGGAACAGCAGCTCAAACTGCCAAAGCCCCTGCTGAAAGTGCCTCTGTGTGAACGCTG gtatGAGGTAATGCAGTTCTGTTGGCTGCAGCCTGAGCAGAGGCCTGTTGTGGAGGAAGTCCATATACTGCTAGGCTACCTGTGTGCTAAGGGTGCAACTGAGTCTGAGGAGGACTTTGAGAAGTGCTGGAACTCTCTCAGGCCAAGTATGGGCTCCAGCAGCTCCCACAGAACACCTGCACCTGAAGTAGCCTCTTCTGCTTCTTCCTCATTTCCTCTACTTGAACACTTCTCTATGGCAGACAGCTTCCAGTCTGAGAATGGGGATGATATATTGACAGTAACTGAGACCAGCCAGGGTCTCAACTTTGAGTATAAATGGGAGCAAGCACGAGCTGAGCAGCCCTACTGCTCCTCTTCAGCGAGTGGACCATTGGGAAAGAATAATCCCCATTACCAGGATGTGTATTACCCTATAAGTAATTCCACAGATAGTTACAAGGGTGAGAGCCTCCCTCTTGGGGTTTCTCCATCCTATTATGAGTCAGACCATCCAGGTGTGGTTCCAGTGCTAAGTGCACACAGCCCCTCAGTAAGTAGCGAGTACTATATCCGCATTGAGGAGCCAGTTGAGTGCAACATCAGCTTAGGAGACAACAATCTTGATTACAGCCCAAGACTTGAAGCCAGTAACAGTAATTTGTCCTCTACAGGCAGGAGGAGTCCCATTGAGTCCCAGCCAAACACCTACTGGTCAGCAGCTAAAGAACCCATCAGTAATGATTATGGTTATGATTCAGATAGTATCCTAACCATGGAGCCACTCCAAAGAAGACTTCCAAGCTCGGTAGAGATAGACCAGTCAGAAGTTTATTTTTCTTCCAATGACAGGAACAATTTACAGTGTGAACAGTCACCTCAAGCAGGGACAGATGTTCATTTGATAAGAGGGCATGGTTCGAACTTTGATGAGCAGAGAAGAGGGTCGGAAGGCCTCTGCCATAGACTGGAGGTGGTAAAGGAAAGCCCACTTGGAGTTTCCGTCTCTCTTAGTAGTCCCAGCTTGGCACACTGTGACCCATACCTTGAGTCTAAGCAGAGAACTGCAGAAAGAAGTATGGCCGGTGAGGCCTATTATGACATTATGGGCCCCTTACAAAAGAATGTGCCCAGACCCCACTACATGAGTATTGATATTGATGCCGGTGATGGCTTTCTTTTGGGGAGGGAGAGTTCTGATCcagaagatgatgatgatctgTTTTCTCAGAACATGTTAACTAATTGGAACTCCAACCACTCAGCAAACAACAACAGTTTAAGCGATCGTACACAAGCTGTGTGTTTTCGAGATGCATACCTTGATTTACGTCACCCGACACCCTCTTCTCATGTTGGGAATTTGAAATCAAGAGCACTGGAAACAAGAAACAGTTGTACATATAATTCCATCAATTCATTCAAAGACCACTCATACATAGAAGCCACAGATAGTACACCCACCTATAGTAACCCCAACGCTGACTCAGAGGGTGGCGAGTACCTACATTTAAGTCCTGACAGTACTCAGGCTGTTGAATCATCTTCCAGATGTCATTCTGTCACAGAAAGTCAGCATATTCATACATGGCAGAAGAACATTGCTCAAAAACATATCAGAAACAATACATCAGACTTCTGTGTAGGAGGTTGCGGCAGAATTAATCCATCAACTCTTCCATCGGAGCTGGTAGCgactaaagaaaatattttacttgAGACAAGGATGTCCTCTGCACAAAAACTTAAACTTGGGACAGATGATTCTGCTGGAGTGTGTGTAAAAATGGTGTCATGCCCTAAGGATCGGTCTAGGATTGTCTCAGAGTGTAACCATTTGACAGACAGCAGGATGGTCCCCGACAACTCCAGTATCAATTTGGTGGAAATTAATGACTGCAGTGACGTCTGTATGGACATCCCTTCTGGAGTTCTAGCAGATTATCCCTCGGACTATACAGAGGTGGGCAATATTGACCTAACTCATAGAACACTTCAGAGAGACATTGGGGCCAGACACTGCGTGGACACAATTAATCTAGCCTCTAGCAGCAGTCCATGTGAGGCCTTCAGCCCTGATAGTTATCACATACCCATTCAGCCGAAATCCTTAGACAGTGGCTATGAAACAGAGAATAATGAATCCCCAGAGTTTATCTTGAAAGACCTTGAAGGGAATCCAGGACTTAGCACTAGTGTAGAATCAGACGAGTGTGACATGTTGCTCCAGATGGACCTAGATGAAGATGTCAATGTAATGCTCCTGCATCCATCCAGCAGTCATCGACCGCTGAACAGCCTTGGTGAGAGGAATCAGTACAGAGACTCTGCTTATTTTTCTGACTATGACATGGAGAATGACAAGAGCCCTAGTGAAGGAGTCCACATGTTCTTCAGCTGCCAAGATGAGGATGATGTCTTTGAAATCAAAGCAGAAAAGGAGGACTCAGAAAATAAATTTGGGAGAGAGGGACGTAACATGGAGAGTGAGAAGGGACATGACATATCTGTGCCAAAGGACAACAATGCAGCCCTTAATGCTAAACAATTGGGTCTTAAAAAGACAAGCCAAAATCTGTGTTCGTCACCTGCATTGGTTCCAGTGATTTCCATGCTTTCACCCTTTCCTCCGGAGATGGGGGGTTGCTTGACCAAGGAGTCTACTCCGGATGATGGTATTGGGCTGGAATCTGATCACTCTGGAGAGGAACCAAACTCTGAATGCTACTCTTCCACAGAGTCTGAAGGGTCTTCCTCAACACAGGAGGCCTCGGGTGTGGTGGAGCACGCTAATGCAGTTACCAGAGATTTTTCCTCAGCAGAGTCACTAGGCTCAGACTCTACCATAGTAGATTTAAGTGGGGAGGTGATCCAAGCAGAGGAGCAAGAAGCCTGTAACAAACTGGACAATCTGGGGCAACGGATTGGAAACAACGAGGAAAAGGATGAATCAGTGGAAGAACATGGCATAGGTTCAGCACTTTCAAAACCAAAGCGTGATGTACCATTGGAGAATATTCTTCCAGCCTTGCCAGAAGATCTAGATATTCCAGCTCCACAGGGGAACGGAGAGGAGGCGGATGAGGAAGATTCAGAGGATAGTGATGAGTCTGATGAAGAACTTCGTAGCTACAACATACAGGAGCAGAGTGATGAGAGCGATGAAGAGTTCCCTGTGGTGCCTGTCGTTGTGAGCGATCGCAGCAGTGCACGGCATCTACGCAGCCTCCTCAAAATGCCCTCCATACTTACACAGTCCTTCTGCGATGAGCTGGAGAGCAAGAAAAAAGCGGTGTCATTCTTTGATGATGTTACTGTGTTTCTATTCGATCAG TGCCAGTGTCACTCACAGCCTGTGTCTTGCTGTGTATCGACTCAGGAGAGCCCCACGGGTGAGCTTGGGGACTACAGTTTTCCTGTGGAGGGAGAAACCAATTGGAAGGCTTCAGAGGTGGCGCTGCCATGTTCCCAGGATAGGGATATTGCCCCTGAGGATTCACCAGGAAGGAATGTCTCAGAAGAAA GCGGGGCATTTCAGTGGCAAGATGATTTTCCATTAATGCAAAGCCCTTCAACATCAGAACCTGGCTTTGAAGAGATCGCTTCAGCACCCAACTCTCCTGCCAAATCTCCAGATGTAACACCAGCACCTCCGCTTTCCCGATTTAGTGTCTCTCGTTTCTCCATTACGCATGTGTCTGACTCTGACATGGACTCCATTGGAG GTAAAAGTGAGAATGAAGCCCAGGAGTGA
- the LOC127953218 gene encoding serine/threonine-protein kinase LMTK1 isoform X5 has protein sequence MNIDMENRRIQLLKSTDLGRHSLLYIKEMGQGWFGKVLLGEVNVGLSTTQVVVKELKASASVQEQMQFLEEVQPYRLLQHSALLQCLSQCSDVTPYLLVMEHCPLGDVKGYLRSCRAAESVTPDPLILQRMACEIASGLLYLHKHNYIHSDLALRNCLLTSELAVKIGDYGLSHSKYKDDYYVTADQIWVPLRWIAPELIDEVHGNLLVVDQTKASNVWSLGVTIWELFELGNQPYRHYSDRQVLTYAVKEQQLKLPKPLLKVPLCERWYEVMQFCWLQPEQRPVVEEVHILLGYLCAKGATESEEDFEKCWNSLRPSMGSSSSHRTPAPEVASSASSSFPLLEHFSMADSFQSENGDDILTVTETSQGLNFEYKWEQARAEQPYCSSSASGPLGKNNPHYQDVYYPISNSTDSYKGESLPLGVSPSYYESDHPGVVPVLSAHSPSVSSEYYIRIEEPVECNISLGDNNLDYSPRLEASNSNLSSTGRRSPIESQPNTYWSAAKEPISNDYGYDSDSILTMEPLQRRLPSSVEIDQSEVYFSSNDRNNLQCEQSPQAGTDVHLIRGHGSNFDEQRRGSEGLCHRLEVVKESPLGVSVSLSSPSLAHCDPYLESKQRTAERSMAGEAYYDIMGPLQKNVPRPHYMSIDIDAGDGFLLGRESSDPEDDDDLFSQNMLTNWNSNHSANNNSLSDRTQAVCFRDAYLDLRHPTPSSHVGNLKSRALETRNSCTYNSINSFKDHSYIEATDSTPTYSNPNADSEGGEYLHLSPDSTQAVESSSRCHSVTESQHIHTWQKNIAQKHIRNNTSDFCVGGCGRINPSTLPSELVATKENILLETRMSSAQKLKLGTDDSAGVCVKMVSCPKDRSRIVSECNHLTDSRMVPDNSSINLVEINDCSDVCMDIPSGVLADYPSDYTEVGNIDLTHRTLQRDIGARHCVDTINLASSSSPCEAFSPDSYHIPIQPKSLDSGYETENNESPEFILKDLEGNPGLSTSVESDECDMLLQMDLDEDVNVMLLHPSSSHRPLNSLGERNQYRDSAYFSDYDMENDKSPSEGVHMFFSCQDEDDVFEIKAEKEDSENKFGREGRNMESEKGHDISVPKDNNAALNAKQLGLKKTSQNLCSSPALVPVISMLSPFPPEMGGCLTKESTPDDGIGLESDHSGEEPNSECYSSTESEGSSSTQEASGVVEHANAVTRDFSSAESLGSDSTIVDLSGEVIQAEEQEACNKLDNLGQRIGNNEEKDESVEEHGIGSALSKPKRDVPLENILPALPEDLDIPAPQGNGEEADEEDSEDSDESDEELRSYNIQEQSDESDEEFPVVPVVVSDRSSARHLRSLLKMPSILTQSFCDELESKKKAVSFFDDVTVFLFDQCQCHSQPVSCCVSTQESPTGELGDYSFPVEGETNWKASEVALPCSQDRDIAPEDSPGRNVSEESGAFQWQDDFPLMQSPSTSEPGFEEIASAPNSPAKSPDVTPAPPLSRFSVSRFSITHVSDSDMDSIGGKSENEAQE, from the exons TGACCTGGCCCTAAGGAACTGCCTGTTGACCTCAGAGCTTGCTGTGAAAATTGGAGACTATGGCCTCAGCCACAGCAAGTACAAG GATGACTATTATGTAACAGCAGATCAAATATGGGTTCCTCTACGCTGGATTGCCCCAGAACTGATTGATGAAGTCCATGGCAATCTCTTAGTAGTGGACCAAACCAAGGCCAGCAATGTCTG GTCACTAGGTGTGACGATATGGGAGTTGTTTGAACTGGGTAACCAGCCTTACAGGCACTATTCTGATAGGCAGGTTTTAACATATGCTGTAAAGGAACAGCAGCTCAAACTGCCAAAGCCCCTGCTGAAAGTGCCTCTGTGTGAACGCTG gtatGAGGTAATGCAGTTCTGTTGGCTGCAGCCTGAGCAGAGGCCTGTTGTGGAGGAAGTCCATATACTGCTAGGCTACCTGTGTGCTAAGGGTGCAACTGAGTCTGAGGAGGACTTTGAGAAGTGCTGGAACTCTCTCAGGCCAAGTATGGGCTCCAGCAGCTCCCACAGAACACCTGCACCTGAAGTAGCCTCTTCTGCTTCTTCCTCATTTCCTCTACTTGAACACTTCTCTATGGCAGACAGCTTCCAGTCTGAGAATGGGGATGATATATTGACAGTAACTGAGACCAGCCAGGGTCTCAACTTTGAGTATAAATGGGAGCAAGCACGAGCTGAGCAGCCCTACTGCTCCTCTTCAGCGAGTGGACCATTGGGAAAGAATAATCCCCATTACCAGGATGTGTATTACCCTATAAGTAATTCCACAGATAGTTACAAGGGTGAGAGCCTCCCTCTTGGGGTTTCTCCATCCTATTATGAGTCAGACCATCCAGGTGTGGTTCCAGTGCTAAGTGCACACAGCCCCTCAGTAAGTAGCGAGTACTATATCCGCATTGAGGAGCCAGTTGAGTGCAACATCAGCTTAGGAGACAACAATCTTGATTACAGCCCAAGACTTGAAGCCAGTAACAGTAATTTGTCCTCTACAGGCAGGAGGAGTCCCATTGAGTCCCAGCCAAACACCTACTGGTCAGCAGCTAAAGAACCCATCAGTAATGATTATGGTTATGATTCAGATAGTATCCTAACCATGGAGCCACTCCAAAGAAGACTTCCAAGCTCGGTAGAGATAGACCAGTCAGAAGTTTATTTTTCTTCCAATGACAGGAACAATTTACAGTGTGAACAGTCACCTCAAGCAGGGACAGATGTTCATTTGATAAGAGGGCATGGTTCGAACTTTGATGAGCAGAGAAGAGGGTCGGAAGGCCTCTGCCATAGACTGGAGGTGGTAAAGGAAAGCCCACTTGGAGTTTCCGTCTCTCTTAGTAGTCCCAGCTTGGCACACTGTGACCCATACCTTGAGTCTAAGCAGAGAACTGCAGAAAGAAGTATGGCCGGTGAGGCCTATTATGACATTATGGGCCCCTTACAAAAGAATGTGCCCAGACCCCACTACATGAGTATTGATATTGATGCCGGTGATGGCTTTCTTTTGGGGAGGGAGAGTTCTGATCcagaagatgatgatgatctgTTTTCTCAGAACATGTTAACTAATTGGAACTCCAACCACTCAGCAAACAACAACAGTTTAAGCGATCGTACACAAGCTGTGTGTTTTCGAGATGCATACCTTGATTTACGTCACCCGACACCCTCTTCTCATGTTGGGAATTTGAAATCAAGAGCACTGGAAACAAGAAACAGTTGTACATATAATTCCATCAATTCATTCAAAGACCACTCATACATAGAAGCCACAGATAGTACACCCACCTATAGTAACCCCAACGCTGACTCAGAGGGTGGCGAGTACCTACATTTAAGTCCTGACAGTACTCAGGCTGTTGAATCATCTTCCAGATGTCATTCTGTCACAGAAAGTCAGCATATTCATACATGGCAGAAGAACATTGCTCAAAAACATATCAGAAACAATACATCAGACTTCTGTGTAGGAGGTTGCGGCAGAATTAATCCATCAACTCTTCCATCGGAGCTGGTAGCgactaaagaaaatattttacttgAGACAAGGATGTCCTCTGCACAAAAACTTAAACTTGGGACAGATGATTCTGCTGGAGTGTGTGTAAAAATGGTGTCATGCCCTAAGGATCGGTCTAGGATTGTCTCAGAGTGTAACCATTTGACAGACAGCAGGATGGTCCCCGACAACTCCAGTATCAATTTGGTGGAAATTAATGACTGCAGTGACGTCTGTATGGACATCCCTTCTGGAGTTCTAGCAGATTATCCCTCGGACTATACAGAGGTGGGCAATATTGACCTAACTCATAGAACACTTCAGAGAGACATTGGGGCCAGACACTGCGTGGACACAATTAATCTAGCCTCTAGCAGCAGTCCATGTGAGGCCTTCAGCCCTGATAGTTATCACATACCCATTCAGCCGAAATCCTTAGACAGTGGCTATGAAACAGAGAATAATGAATCCCCAGAGTTTATCTTGAAAGACCTTGAAGGGAATCCAGGACTTAGCACTAGTGTAGAATCAGACGAGTGTGACATGTTGCTCCAGATGGACCTAGATGAAGATGTCAATGTAATGCTCCTGCATCCATCCAGCAGTCATCGACCGCTGAACAGCCTTGGTGAGAGGAATCAGTACAGAGACTCTGCTTATTTTTCTGACTATGACATGGAGAATGACAAGAGCCCTAGTGAAGGAGTCCACATGTTCTTCAGCTGCCAAGATGAGGATGATGTCTTTGAAATCAAAGCAGAAAAGGAGGACTCAGAAAATAAATTTGGGAGAGAGGGACGTAACATGGAGAGTGAGAAGGGACATGACATATCTGTGCCAAAGGACAACAATGCAGCCCTTAATGCTAAACAATTGGGTCTTAAAAAGACAAGCCAAAATCTGTGTTCGTCACCTGCATTGGTTCCAGTGATTTCCATGCTTTCACCCTTTCCTCCGGAGATGGGGGGTTGCTTGACCAAGGAGTCTACTCCGGATGATGGTATTGGGCTGGAATCTGATCACTCTGGAGAGGAACCAAACTCTGAATGCTACTCTTCCACAGAGTCTGAAGGGTCTTCCTCAACACAGGAGGCCTCGGGTGTGGTGGAGCACGCTAATGCAGTTACCAGAGATTTTTCCTCAGCAGAGTCACTAGGCTCAGACTCTACCATAGTAGATTTAAGTGGGGAGGTGATCCAAGCAGAGGAGCAAGAAGCCTGTAACAAACTGGACAATCTGGGGCAACGGATTGGAAACAACGAGGAAAAGGATGAATCAGTGGAAGAACATGGCATAGGTTCAGCACTTTCAAAACCAAAGCGTGATGTACCATTGGAGAATATTCTTCCAGCCTTGCCAGAAGATCTAGATATTCCAGCTCCACAGGGGAACGGAGAGGAGGCGGATGAGGAAGATTCAGAGGATAGTGATGAGTCTGATGAAGAACTTCGTAGCTACAACATACAGGAGCAGAGTGATGAGAGCGATGAAGAGTTCCCTGTGGTGCCTGTCGTTGTGAGCGATCGCAGCAGTGCACGGCATCTACGCAGCCTCCTCAAAATGCCCTCCATACTTACACAGTCCTTCTGCGATGAGCTGGAGAGCAAGAAAAAAGCGGTGTCATTCTTTGATGATGTTACTGTGTTTCTATTCGATCAG TGCCAGTGTCACTCACAGCCTGTGTCTTGCTGTGTATCGACTCAGGAGAGCCCCACGGGTGAGCTTGGGGACTACAGTTTTCCTGTGGAGGGAGAAACCAATTGGAAGGCTTCAGAGGTGGCGCTGCCATGTTCCCAGGATAGGGATATTGCCCCTGAGGATTCACCAGGAAGGAATGTCTCAGAAGAAA GCGGGGCATTTCAGTGGCAAGATGATTTTCCATTAATGCAAAGCCCTTCAACATCAGAACCTGGCTTTGAAGAGATCGCTTCAGCACCCAACTCTCCTGCCAAATCTCCAGATGTAACACCAGCACCTCCGCTTTCCCGATTTAGTGTCTCTCGTTTCTCCATTACGCATGTGTCTGACTCTGACATGGACTCCATTGGAG GTAAAAGTGAGAATGAAGCCCAGGAGTGA